A part of Astatotilapia calliptera chromosome 15, fAstCal1.2, whole genome shotgun sequence genomic DNA contains:
- the LOC113037561 gene encoding uncharacterized protein LOC113037561, whose amino-acid sequence MWLYFSRMTRRPSGGGRQRLFTQRQELAVVDLVRADNAIRLHQLRKQILADRQVFSNIDHVSITTIRRILGKHSITMKQLYRVPFERNSDRVKGLRAEYVRRILAMDGAAQPHEFIFIDEAGFDLSKTRRRGRNVIGQRAIVHVPGQRGGNITLCAAISLRGLLHHHAKLGPYNSQHILTFLDALHDIVVQNRPDQPRFVVIWDNVSFHRAALVQAWFSNQSQLEVAMEQACGDIQVTAIHGWF is encoded by the exons ATGTGGTTGTATTTCTCTAGAATGACTCGAAGACCTTCTGGGGGAGGACGCCAACGCCTGTTCACACAACGGCAGGAACTTGCTGTTGTGGACCTAGTGAGGGCAGACAATGCCATCCGTCTCCACCAGCTACGAAAGCAAATACTTGCAGACAGGCAAGTGTTCAGCAACATAGACCATgtgagcatcaccaccatcagacgcatcttgggtaaacacagcatcaccatgaagcagctctacagagtcccattcgagaggaacagtgacagggtcaAAGGACTTCGAGCTGAATATGTACGG agaatcttggccatggatggagctgcacagcctcatgaattcattttcattgaTGAAGCTGGATTCGACCTGAGCAAAACAAGACGACGGGGTCGTAATGTAATTGGCCAAAGGGCAATTGTGCACGTCCCAGGGCAGCGCGGGGGAAACATCACATTATGTGCCGCCATAAGCCTTCGAGGACTTCTGCATCATCATGCAAAACTAGGTCCATACAATAGCCAAcacatactcacatttctagatgCTCTCCATGATATAGTTGTACAGAACAGACCAGATCAGCCCAGGTTTGTGGTGATATGGGATAATGTCAGTTTCCATCGGGCTGCTCTGGTCCAGGCCTGGTTCTCCAACCAAAGTCAACTTGAAGTG GCAATGGAACAGGCCTGCGGCGACATTCAGGTGACAGCAATCCATGGATGGTTTTGA